One genomic region from Leptolyngbyaceae cyanobacterium JSC-12 encodes:
- a CDS encoding hypothetical protein (IMG reference gene:2510098468): MLPFVAVPSTIAQEFGKYRDLFCRGAGFEQVSRYVTGLLLSENKTLQGIAGQWVAGGEVGGRRAMHAAVFEAGWRSSELMSHHRAVIAKEHQGRGREVISLDWTLSHHDWGKQIFGVKRSYDYVEHRMSCFQTVVTATIANRHLIDGIDVVVQFPDFSVAEREYLKVTAKSHYDDLDQVRERLIEMLHYHKNRLEYRKRTEIAVEIVRQVEAEGQFPTADYAFDNGVLTVELTTMIESAGKHWVSEVESSRNILWNDQWQRVDAIGLELRIHHPESFRPIQVTCRNGETKPIWAFTKVVRLKKFGRKRLVIVHEQADLQDPPRFLLTDALHWESGRVMQTWSYRWSCEVFHEVSKQHTGLESAQVRNEEAVNRHFRLSCVAQSILQRTACSGAQSERFEFAQGKQTVGQKLYTLTRQAFDDLLQFIVTRCSHGHTNEQILQALLPS; this comes from the coding sequence ATGCTGCCCTTTGTCGCTGTGCCATCGACGATTGCTCAAGAGTTTGGGAAATATCGAGACCTGTTCTGCCGAGGCGCAGGCTTTGAGCAGGTGAGTCGCTATGTGACCGGATTGCTGTTGAGTGAGAACAAAACCTTGCAAGGGATTGCCGGACAATGGGTAGCAGGTGGGGAGGTCGGCGGACGAAGAGCGATGCACGCAGCGGTGTTTGAGGCGGGCTGGAGGAGTTCAGAGTTAATGTCCCATCATCGTGCTGTGATAGCCAAAGAGCATCAGGGGCGAGGGCGAGAAGTCATCAGTCTGGATTGGACGCTCAGCCATCACGATTGGGGCAAGCAGATCTTTGGGGTGAAGCGATCCTATGATTATGTGGAACATCGGATGAGTTGCTTTCAAACGGTGGTGACGGCGACGATTGCGAACCGCCACCTAATTGATGGGATTGACGTGGTGGTGCAGTTTCCAGATTTTTCAGTGGCAGAACGGGAGTATCTGAAGGTGACGGCAAAATCCCACTATGACGATTTAGACCAAGTGCGAGAACGACTGATTGAGATGTTGCATTATCACAAGAATCGATTGGAGTATCGCAAACGCACCGAGATTGCCGTCGAGATTGTGCGCCAAGTGGAAGCGGAAGGACAATTTCCCACCGCCGATTATGCGTTTGACAATGGGGTGTTGACCGTTGAGTTAACCACCATGATTGAGTCCGCAGGAAAACACTGGGTGAGTGAAGTTGAAAGTTCTCGCAACATCTTGTGGAATGACCAATGGCAACGGGTAGATGCGATTGGTTTAGAACTCAGAATCCATCACCCAGAGAGCTTTCGCCCGATTCAAGTCACTTGCCGCAACGGCGAAACGAAACCGATTTGGGCATTTACCAAAGTCGTGCGCCTCAAGAAGTTTGGACGCAAGCGATTGGTCATCGTCCACGAGCAAGCAGATTTACAAGACCCACCTCGCTTCCTGCTCACCGATGCGTTGCATTGGGAAAGTGGGCGAGTCATGCAGACTTGGAGTTATCGATGGTCCTGCGAGGTCTTTCATGAGGTGAGCAAACAGCACACCGGGCTAGAGTCGGCTCAGGTGCGGAACGAGGAAGCGGTCAACCGTCACTTCCGTCTTAGTTGCGTGGCGCAGTCGATTCTGCAACGGACTGCCTGTTCTGGCGCACAATCTGAACGATTTGAGTTTGCTCAAGGCAAGCAAACGGTGGGACAGAAGCTCTATACCCTCACTCGTCAAGCCTTTGATGATTTGCTGCAATTCATTGTGACGCGATGTTCTCACGGACATACAAATGAACAGATTTTACAAGCTCTCCTCCCCAGTTGA
- a CDS encoding methylglyoxal synthase (IMG reference gene:2510098470~PFAM: Diacylglycerol kinase catalytic domain; MGS-like domain~TIGRFAM: lipid kinase, YegS/Rv2252/BmrU family; methylglyoxal synthase) has translation MSSTIALIAHDTQKDAIVNFALTHSPVLARYRLIATETTGQRIQDATGLTIQQKRSGPVGGDTQIAAEVCDGNVIAVIFLVDPLYAQPHEPDIQALLRVCNVHNVALATNLTTAEFIISQLAQRLVAHLIFNPVAGQGNAEQELDLIRQLLQPHMSLHIHETTAEINPKSLVREALSQQANLIIASGGDGTISAVAGALIGTGIPLGVIPRGTANAFAAALGIPRVLPVRTACQIILAGQTRAVDAAFCNDLPMILLAGVGYEAEIVDLATREMKEQWGAMAYLMAGWQRLDEQDRFHAEIEAEGEVYSIQANAITVANAAPPTSVLAQGGGQVIYDDGLLDVTIAAAETKLQAVTTMLRMLGAALVKMGTQQQNVVHGRARKLKITTDPPQKVVVDGEVIGMTPITVECVPKGLIVLAPNLNHSTTS, from the coding sequence ATGTCCTCTACTATTGCTCTGATTGCTCACGACACCCAAAAAGATGCGATCGTGAACTTTGCTCTCACACACTCGCCTGTGCTTGCCCGCTACCGCTTAATTGCAACTGAGACAACGGGGCAGCGCATTCAAGATGCCACTGGACTGACAATTCAGCAAAAACGCTCTGGACCCGTTGGAGGAGATACTCAAATCGCAGCAGAAGTATGTGACGGAAATGTAATTGCGGTGATTTTTTTGGTTGATCCGCTGTATGCACAACCCCACGAGCCAGATATTCAAGCTTTATTACGAGTTTGCAATGTTCACAATGTTGCTCTTGCTACCAACCTCACCACTGCAGAGTTCATTATTTCCCAATTAGCTCAGAGATTAGTAGCTCACCTGATTTTCAACCCAGTTGCCGGGCAAGGCAATGCCGAACAAGAGCTAGACCTAATCCGTCAACTCTTGCAACCTCACATGAGTCTGCACATTCATGAAACAACTGCTGAAATTAATCCAAAATCGTTAGTCCGAGAAGCACTCTCTCAACAAGCCAATCTCATCATTGCTTCTGGTGGAGATGGAACAATCTCGGCGGTTGCTGGAGCCTTGATTGGTACTGGGATTCCGTTAGGCGTGATTCCTAGAGGAACAGCAAATGCTTTTGCGGCAGCGCTGGGAATTCCCAGAGTGTTACCAGTGCGAACAGCGTGCCAAATTATTTTGGCAGGGCAAACTCGTGCTGTTGATGCTGCCTTCTGCAATGATTTGCCGATGATTTTGCTGGCAGGAGTAGGATACGAGGCGGAAATCGTTGATTTGGCAACTCGTGAAATGAAGGAGCAGTGGGGTGCGATGGCATATTTGATGGCAGGTTGGCAACGATTGGATGAACAAGATCGATTTCACGCGGAAATTGAAGCAGAAGGGGAAGTCTATAGTATTCAGGCGAATGCCATTACGGTTGCAAATGCGGCTCCTCCAACTTCTGTGTTGGCGCAGGGGGGTGGACAGGTGATTTATGATGACGGCTTGCTGGATGTGACGATCGCTGCAGCGGAAACTAAACTTCAAGCTGTCACTACAATGCTGAGAATGTTAGGAGCTGCATTGGTGAAAATGGGCACGCAACAGCAGAATGTAGTCCATGGACGTGCTAGAAAACTCAAAATTACAACGGACCCGCCGCAGAAAGTGGTGGTAGATGGGGAAGTAATTGGGATGACTCCGATTACAGTGGAATGTGTCCCAAAAGGATTAATTGTTTTGGCTCCCAACCTAAATCATTCAACCACTAGCTAG
- a CDS encoding hypothetical protein (IMG reference gene:2510098471), which yields MLQAPLQEIDSTMHETEQDYCLEFRRSSLLIRFQRSLSASSADLACVPDSQILIVISGNVLDMGLRIRVNRITKSVRVVQNDYDGTRTCTLSHLQQH from the coding sequence ATGTTGCAAGCCCCCTTACAGGAAATTGATTCAACTATGCATGAAACAGAACAGGATTATTGCTTGGAATTTCGGCGGAGTTCCTTGTTGATCCGTTTCCAGCGTTCCCTTTCTGCCAGTTCTGCTGATCTTGCTTGTGTGCCAGATAGCCAAATTCTCATTGTAATTTCTGGTAATGTTCTAGACATGGGGCTAAGGATCAGGGTAAATAGAATTACCAAATCAGTTAGGGTAGTTCAAAACGACTACGATGGTACTCGAACCTGTACACTGTCCCACTTGCAACAGCACTAA
- a CDS encoding transposase (IMG reference gene:2510098472~PFAM: Insertion element protein) — translation MVLEPVHCPTCNSTNIVKHGKTAEGKQRYKCRNSECTRHSFVLEYSYRGYLPDVKQQICEMALNGSGIRDTARVLRISPTTVIEELKKRSSS, via the coding sequence ATGGTACTCGAACCTGTACACTGTCCCACTTGCAACAGCACTAACATCGTCAAACATGGCAAGACGGCTGAAGGCAAACAACGATATAAATGTCGGAATTCCGAATGCACTCGCCATAGCTTTGTTCTGGAGTATTCCTACCGAGGTTACTTACCTGATGTGAAACAACAGATTTGTGAGATGGCACTCAATGGCAGCGGAATTCGCGATACTGCACGAGTACTCAGAATTAGTCCGACTACTGTCATTGAAGAATTAAAAAAAAGATCGTCATCTTGA
- a CDS encoding transposase, IS1 family (IMG reference gene:2510098473~PFAM: IS1 transposase): protein MTIAKHIEEAEADEMWSFVRCKKQERWLWHAIDHQTGQVLAYVLADHQDQALVELKALLAPFGVQTFYTDGWGAYARLFDEDQHVVGKQNTQKIERKHLTLRTRIKRLARKTICFSKSERLHDIVIGLFINRYEFGRVV from the coding sequence GTGACTATTGCCAAACACATCGAAGAAGCCGAAGCAGACGAGATGTGGAGCTTTGTCCGGTGTAAAAAACAGGAACGTTGGCTGTGGCATGCCATTGACCATCAGACGGGGCAGGTATTGGCGTATGTGCTGGCAGACCATCAAGACCAAGCGTTGGTCGAGTTAAAAGCATTGTTAGCACCGTTTGGGGTTCAAACCTTTTATACCGATGGATGGGGAGCCTATGCTCGCTTGTTCGATGAAGACCAGCATGTGGTTGGTAAACAGAATACACAGAAAATTGAGCGCAAGCATTTGACGTTACGAACCCGAATTAAGCGATTAGCTCGCAAGACGATCTGCTTCTCCAAGTCCGAACGGCTACATGACATTGTGATTGGGTTGTTCATCAATCGCTATGAATTTGGACGGGTAGTTTGA